Proteins co-encoded in one Candidatus Marinimicrobia bacterium CG08_land_8_20_14_0_20_45_22 genomic window:
- a CDS encoding RNA-binding transcriptional accessory protein, translating to MTEQQIYQIVAKETHLRANQIIQTVQLLDEGATIPFLARYRKERTGSLDEVQIRLIQERVEYLRSLEKRKKTVLSSIEEQGKLTPELKAKIEATTKLQDLEDLYLPYKPKKRTRASIAREKGLQALADLILEQQTLTGDPLDVAAAFMNPETGVNTPEEALQGAQDIVAETISENADIRGMVREVTFKTGIIVSEAKNKDEKSVFEMYYEYTEPISKIPSHRILAINRGEKEGILKVDISVNIDDILLRIGKKMVVDSRSIFHKYLLDAIRDGYQRLTAPSIEREIRSGLTETAEKQAIRIFALNLKNLFLQPPISGKIIMGIDPGFRTGSKVAVIDKTGKYLAGVTIYPHPPQNEADESKVILKKMILKYNVDVIAIGNGTASRETESLVADLICEMKTVRELYYVIVSEAGASVYSASKIAQEEFPDLEASLRGNISIARRLLDPLAELVKIEPKSIGVGQYQHDVNQKRLTESLHSVIEDCVNHVGVDLNTASLSLLTYVSGLTSRNAANIVSHREKNGCFKNREQLKNVLGIGVSIFEQAAGFLRISGGENPLDNTWIHPESYEATNRLLKKYKIENIRIGEQKIRLMISNSQTRMSDLAVEIGIGEPTLKDILTDLEKPGRDPREELPKPILKSDILKIEDLKEGMILKGTVRNVVDFGVFVDIGVKQAGLVHISQISDRFVKNPSQVVSVGDIVDVRVILIDIDRGRIQLSMKSVK from the coding sequence ATGACCGAGCAACAAATATATCAGATCGTTGCAAAAGAAACGCACCTGCGGGCAAACCAAATCATTCAAACCGTCCAATTACTGGATGAAGGTGCCACCATTCCATTCCTTGCGCGCTATCGAAAAGAACGCACCGGTTCGCTGGACGAAGTCCAAATCCGGCTTATTCAGGAGCGGGTGGAATATCTTCGTTCACTGGAAAAACGCAAGAAGACCGTACTGTCCAGTATTGAAGAACAGGGCAAGTTGACTCCGGAATTGAAAGCGAAAATCGAGGCAACGACAAAACTTCAGGATTTGGAAGATTTATATTTGCCGTACAAGCCTAAAAAACGAACCCGCGCATCAATTGCCCGTGAAAAAGGGCTTCAGGCTTTGGCTGATCTGATTCTCGAGCAACAGACACTGACCGGCGATCCGCTGGATGTCGCCGCGGCTTTTATGAATCCGGAAACGGGTGTAAACACACCGGAAGAAGCATTACAGGGAGCGCAAGATATCGTTGCGGAGACGATTTCAGAAAACGCCGACATCCGCGGGATGGTTCGGGAGGTTACTTTTAAAACCGGTATCATCGTTTCCGAAGCAAAGAATAAGGACGAAAAAAGCGTCTTTGAGATGTACTATGAGTACACCGAACCGATCAGCAAGATTCCGTCGCACCGAATTTTGGCGATCAATCGTGGCGAAAAGGAAGGCATTCTGAAAGTTGATATATCGGTGAATATCGATGATATTTTACTTCGGATTGGAAAGAAAATGGTCGTCGATTCCCGGTCGATTTTTCATAAATATTTACTGGATGCGATCCGGGACGGTTATCAGCGATTGACTGCGCCGTCGATCGAGCGAGAAATTCGCAGCGGTTTGACGGAGACGGCGGAGAAACAGGCAATTCGGATATTTGCGCTTAACCTGAAAAATCTGTTTCTTCAACCGCCCATTTCTGGCAAAATTATCATGGGCATCGACCCCGGATTCCGAACCGGCTCAAAGGTTGCGGTTATCGATAAAACCGGCAAATATCTTGCGGGTGTGACTATTTATCCACATCCACCACAAAATGAAGCCGATGAATCGAAAGTTATTCTGAAGAAAATGATCCTGAAATACAACGTTGATGTCATTGCTATCGGAAACGGAACTGCGAGCCGCGAAACAGAATCATTGGTCGCCGATTTGATTTGTGAGATGAAAACCGTCAGGGAATTATATTACGTTATTGTCAGCGAAGCGGGCGCGTCGGTTTACTCTGCATCAAAAATTGCGCAGGAGGAATTTCCAGATTTGGAGGCAAGTTTGCGCGGCAATATTTCGATTGCCCGTCGCTTGCTCGATCCGCTCGCGGAACTTGTGAAGATCGAGCCGAAAAGCATCGGCGTTGGTCAATATCAGCACGACGTTAACCAAAAACGATTGACAGAATCGCTTCACAGCGTTATCGAAGATTGCGTTAATCATGTCGGTGTTGATCTAAATACTGCGTCGTTATCTTTATTGACTTATGTCTCCGGATTAACCAGTCGAAACGCGGCAAACATTGTTAGTCATCGAGAAAAAAACGGTTGTTTCAAAAATCGTGAACAGTTGAAAAATGTTCTGGGAATCGGTGTCAGTATATTTGAACAAGCCGCCGGTTTCCTCCGAATTTCGGGCGGTGAAAACCCGTTGGATAACACGTGGATTCACCCGGAATCTTACGAGGCGACGAACCGCCTTTTGAAAAAGTATAAGATCGAGAATATTCGAATTGGCGAGCAGAAGATTCGGCTGATGATTTCAAACAGCCAGACAAGAATGAGCGATCTGGCAGTAGAAATCGGCATCGGTGAACCAACCTTGAAAGATATACTTACCGATTTGGAGAAGCCGGGACGCGATCCGCGCGAAGAATTGCCCAAACCGATATTGAAAAGCGACATTCTCAAAATTGAAGATCTAAAAGAAGGGATGATTCTTAAAGGAACCGTCCGTAACGTCGTTGATTTCGGCGTATTTGTCGATATTGGCGTCAAACAAGCGGGTCTGGTCCATATCAGCCAGATTTCGGACCGGTTCGTTAAAAATCCGAGTCAGGTCGTTTCGGTCGGCGATATTGTCGATGTGCGGGTTATCTTGATAGACATCGATCGCGGTCGCATTCAACTGAGCATGAAATCTGTGAAATAA
- a CDS encoding glycerophosphodiester phosphodiesterase has protein sequence MSSFLCFGHQGAPGYAPENTLASFQKAIDLGVDGIELDVFIVDGDLVVIHDYRLERLTTGTGLVEEKTFDEIRSLEVKGGGRIPLLTEVLDLVNRRTSVNIEVKNECTAPLVANVINEYVRKHGWRYDQFQVSSFNHYELKTIKTLIPEIKTGALIFGIPIGWAKFAAELDVYSINISIEFVNEEIIEEAHRRGIKVFVFTVNFPDDIQRMIDLGVDGVFTDYPDRVIDVRSNVRVNQEI, from the coding sequence ATGAGTTCTTTTCTCTGTTTTGGACATCAGGGAGCGCCGGGTTACGCTCCGGAAAACACGCTGGCATCTTTTCAAAAAGCCATTGATCTTGGTGTTGACGGTATTGAACTGGACGTTTTTATCGTTGACGGCGATCTCGTCGTCATTCACGATTATCGGTTGGAAAGATTGACAACCGGGACTGGACTTGTAGAAGAGAAAACATTCGACGAAATCCGATCGTTAGAAGTAAAAGGCGGCGGTCGGATTCCTCTGCTGACCGAAGTACTCGACCTCGTGAATCGTCGGACGAGCGTGAATATCGAGGTTAAAAACGAATGTACAGCGCCATTGGTAGCAAACGTGATCAACGAGTATGTTCGCAAACATGGTTGGAGATACGATCAATTTCAAGTTTCTTCCTTTAATCATTATGAATTGAAAACGATAAAAACGCTGATTCCGGAAATAAAAACCGGTGCGCTAATTTTCGGAATACCAATCGGCTGGGCGAAATTTGCCGCTGAACTGGACGTTTATTCAATCAATATCAGCATCGAATTTGTCAATGAAGAAATCATCGAAGAAGCGCACCGCCGGGGGATCAAGGTTTTCGTTTTTACTGTCAATTTTCCGGATGATATTCAACGGATGATCGACTTGGGAGTCGACGGTGTTTTTACCGACTATCCTGATAGAGTTATCGACGTCCGGTCAAATGTAAGAGTCAATCAGGAAATCTGA
- the nadC gene encoding nicotinate-nucleotide diphosphorylase (carboxylating) has product MMTRIEQIKKVFDATGELTPDDKTYRRFASSFLNRLISFDIGKGDATVFPENVYHSSAEAFIIAKSPAIIAGLEETTMFLNEFYLTGETKFRNGDAIETGETLLKIRGNTGDILAVERTILNVLQRLSGIATVTEEYSERLAGTHCFVVATRKTLWGMLDKSAVQHGGGFSHRLGLYDAAMLKENHLAALKNSEQPNAIRDSVQTIIQIHPHLRFIEIEVRSEDEFWEIADIFKTIKTPVPKVIMFDHFQPTAISPIIAELVRRNLRDEIFLEASGNVTLETVSDYAKSGVDVVSVGALTHSVKSADFSLLFSTDSGK; this is encoded by the coding sequence ATGATGACCCGGATAGAACAAATCAAAAAAGTATTTGACGCTACTGGTGAACTAACGCCAGATGACAAAACATACCGCCGTTTTGCATCGTCCTTTTTGAACCGTTTAATTTCGTTCGACATTGGCAAGGGCGACGCCACTGTATTTCCGGAAAACGTTTATCACTCTTCTGCTGAGGCTTTCATCATTGCCAAATCGCCAGCGATTATTGCCGGTCTCGAAGAAACAACAATGTTTCTGAACGAATTTTATCTCACTGGAGAAACGAAATTTAGAAACGGCGATGCGATCGAGACGGGCGAAACCTTACTAAAAATTCGCGGCAACACCGGAGATATTCTCGCCGTCGAGCGAACGATTCTGAACGTTCTCCAGCGACTGAGCGGAATCGCCACCGTGACCGAAGAATATTCCGAACGGCTCGCGGGAACGCATTGTTTCGTCGTCGCAACGCGTAAAACGCTCTGGGGAATGTTAGACAAATCCGCAGTTCAACATGGCGGCGGATTTTCGCATCGACTCGGTTTATACGACGCGGCGATGTTAAAGGAAAATCATCTCGCCGCCTTGAAGAATTCGGAGCAACCAAACGCTATTCGCGATTCCGTCCAGACAATCATCCAGATACATCCACATCTCCGTTTTATTGAGATAGAAGTTCGGTCGGAAGACGAATTCTGGGAAATCGCGGATATCTTTAAAACGATAAAAACACCAGTCCCAAAAGTCATCATGTTCGATCATTTTCAACCAACTGCAATCTCGCCAATTATCGCGGAATTGGTTCGGCGGAACTTACGTGATGAAATTTTTCTTGAAGCGTCCGGAAACGTTACGCTCGAAACGGTTTCCGATTATGCAAAATCCGGCGTCGATGTCGTCTCAGTTGGCGCATTGACACATTCGGTTAAAAGCGCTGATTTCAGTCTGCTTTTTTCAACGGACTCAGGAAAATGA